One genomic region from Argentina anserina chromosome 2, drPotAnse1.1, whole genome shotgun sequence encodes:
- the LOC126784409 gene encoding uncharacterized protein LOC126784409 isoform X1: MAVPRVNKKLLQELESMGFPTAQATRALHYSGNASLEAGIDWIIDHENDPDIDQMPLVTVDIDIESPEPFYITEAMKMKAQMLRDQIHKKRKEEQKKLELQMEREREKERIRSGKELVQAKHILEDNERKRNIAFRNSEKEEEKRAREQIRRKLEQDKLERRVKLGLPPSPTASAERSIPMRGEIQKSLPVRSVAKAELMRECLRSLRRNYKNDDAKVQRAFQTLLTYVGNVAKNPDQEKFRKIRLSNPSFLDRVGSLIGGIQFLELCGFERTEAGEFLYLARDKVDMATLYSAASELKSALTNPFFGLL; this comes from the exons ATGGCTGTTCCTCGAGTAAACAAGAAATTGCTTCAAGAGCTTGAATCAATGGGATTTCCCACTGCTCAGGCAACTCGGGCACTTCATTATTCAG GTAATGCTAGCTTAGAGGCTGGTATAGACTGGATCATTGATCACGAGAATGACCCGGACATTGATCAAATGCCATTG GTAACAGTAGATATTGATATTGAATCTCCAGAGCCATTCTACATCACAGAGGCGATGAAAATGAAAGCACAAATGTTGAG GGATCAAATACACAAGAAGaggaaagaagaacaaaagaaattagAACTACAAATGGAACGAGAGAGGGAGAAG GAAAGGATTCGATCTGGTAAGGAACTTGTGCAAGCAAAGCACATCTTAGAAGACAATGAAAGAAAACG TAATATAGCTTTTCGGAATTCTGAGAAAGAGGAAGAGAAACGAGCAAGAGAGCAAATTCGCAGGAAACTAGAACAAGATAAG TTAGAAAGAAGAGTTAAGCTTGGATTGCCACCAAGTCCCACTGCATCCGCTGAACGTTCTATACCTATGAGGGGGGAAATCcag AAATCATTGCCCGTCCGATCTGTTGCCAAGGCAGAACTTATGAGAGAGTGTTTAAGGTCTCTGAGGCGCAACTACAAG AATGATGATGCTAAAGTACAACGAGCCTTCCAAACTCTTCTGACTTATGTCGGAAATGTTGCAAAGAATCCCGATCAAGAAAAATTCCGGAAGATTAGACTCAGTAATCCGTCGTTCCTG GATAGAGTTGGAAGTTTGATTGGAGGAATACAGTTCCTTGAGCTCTGTGGGTTTGAGAGAACTGAAGCAGGAGAATTTTTGTATCTTGCTCGTGATAAAGTTGACATGGCAACATTGTACTCGGCTGCTTCTGAACTGAAATCTGCATTGACAAACCCTTTCTTTGGCCTTCTGTAG
- the LOC126782516 gene encoding uncharacterized protein LOC126782516, whose protein sequence is MAFLFLLLRPLLLLSLFLLLPSISQSQAASGSSAGEDFSEELLLRPLPDRKVLAHFHFQSRAPQSTSNGRHHHLFPKAISQLVHKFHVKEMELSFTQGRWNYDQWGGFDPVSSSNAKPPGVELWAVFDVPHEQVDASWKNLTHALSGLFCASINFLESSTAYSAPDWGYRPDSGNLRYGSLPREAVCTENLTPWLKLLPCRDKAGLSTLMDRPSVYKGFYHSQRLRLTSSDSGIVLEQTLTVVVKPSSQRTMEIYSHETKLQPSWSLTSIFGRKISGRCVLAKSSIVYLQLDGSLVAELDSLQKENKISSADKYVSEGARRNDCFEVSVDPDRVLKDFKAVEKKKPSVLYEFSIDKYNESGPFDLGLTWKVPVAWSCQKAPLHVSRFLMGSGNERGAIAISLRSTELTDEMLHADTSGGKCKLEVKVFQVVPWYIKVYFHTLQVFVNEQPRAVSDVVEKMRVSPSVDKLSPGVMEMLLKFPCEMKSAALTLDYDKGFLHIDEYPPDANQGFDIPSAIISFPNFRASMQFLKGDSSDKSAILSKFEENSAILAYTEVLLVPLTTPDFSMPYNVITITCTVCALYFGSLLNVLRRRIGEEERLEKKEKEHGLLRQLLFKLYAKITGRPLEPVESTSTSSSTSLLKLGFIILVAGIAVIWQVYYG, encoded by the exons ATGGCCtttctcttccttcttctcAGACCCCTCCTCCTACTCTCCCTCTTCCTTCTCCTCCCCTCAATTTCTCAATCCCAAGCCGCCTCAGGATCCTCCGCCGGCGAAGATTTCTCCGAGGAGTTGCTTCTCAGGCCACTGCCGGATCGGAAAGTGCTCGCCCACTTCCACTTCCAGAGCCGAGCCCCTCAGTCCACCTCCAATGGCCGCCACCACCATCTCTTCCCCAAAGCCATTTCTCAGCTG GTTCATAAATTTCATGTTAAGGAAATGGAGTTATCTTTCACACAAGGTCGCTGGAATTATGATCAGTGGGGTGGGTTTGATCCTGTATCAAGCAGCAATGCCAAACCTCCGGGAGTTGAGTTGTGGGCTGTTTTTGATGTCCCTCATGAGCAGGTTGATGCTTCCTGGAAAAATTTGACCCATGCTCTTTCAGGTCTCTTTTGTGCTTCAATCAACTTTCTAGAATCTTCTACAGCATATTCTGCTCCTGATTGGGGTTATCGCCCAGATTCAGGCAACCTTAGGTATGGTTCACTGCCCCGTGAGGCTGTTTGCACTGAGAACCTAACACCCTGGCTAAAGCTCCTTCCCTGTCGAGATAAAGCTGGTCTCTCGACATTAATGGATAGACCATCTGTCTACAAGGGATTTTATCATTCACAGCGATTACGTTTGACATCAAGTGACTCTGGAATTGTCCTGGAACAAACACTCACAGTGGTTGTAAAACCTTCTAGTCAGAGAACTATGGAGATCTATTCTCATGAGACAAAATTGCAacccagctggtcgttgactTCAATTTTTGGAAGGAAGATCAGTGGTAGATGTGTTCTTGCCAAATCTTCCATTGTATACCTTCAGCTAGATGGAAGTCTAGTTGCTGAACTGGATAGTTTgcagaaagaaaataagatatcTAGTGCTGATAAATATGTATCTGAAGGTGCTAGGAGAAACGATTGCTTTGAAGTATCTGTTGACCCTGATAGGGTGTTAAAAGATTTTAAAGCTGTTGAAAAAAAGAAGCCATCTGTTCTGTATGAATTTTCCATTGACAAGTACAATGAATCTGGGCCTTTTGATTTAGGCCTAACTTGGAAGGTTCCTGTAGCTTGGTCCTGTCAGAAAGCACCATTACATGTTAGTAGGTTCTTGATGGGAAGTGGGAATGAAAGGGGGGCTATTGCAATATCTTTGAGATCTACGGAATTGACTGATGAGATGTTGCATGCTGACACGAGTGGAGGCAAGTGCAAATTGGAAGTGAAAGTTTTCCAAGTTGTACCCTGGTATATCAAGGTTTACTTTCATACACTGCAAGTATTTGTTAATGAACAACCTCGAGCAGTTTCAGATGTTGTTGAAAAGATGCGTGTTTCTCCCTCTGTAGACAAGTTATCGCCTGGGGTTATGGAGATGCTTTTGAAATTCCCCTGTGAAATGAAATCGGCTGCACTTACTTTAGACTATGATAAG GGGTTTTTGCATATTGATGAATATCCTCCAGATGCCAATCAGGGGTTTGATATTCCATCAGCCATAATAAGCTTTCCCAACTTCCGTGCAAGTATGCAGTTCTTGAAAGGTGATTCTTCGGATAAGTCTGCCATCTTATCAAAATTTGAG GAAAATAGTGCAATTCTGGCATACACAGAAGTACTGCTTGTACCGTTGACAACTCCGGATTTTAGCATGCCATACAATGTTATCACCATTACATGTACTGTATGTGCTTTGTATTTTGGCTCTCTGCTTAATGTACTTCGAAGACGAATTGGTGAGGAGGAAAGATTGGAGAAGAAAG AGAAGGAGCATGGTCTGCTTCGTCAGCTGCTATTTAAACTCTATGCCAAGATCACTGGAAGACCATTGGAGCCGGTTGAGTCAACCTCCACTTCATCATCCACCAGCCTTTTAAAGCTAGGATTCATCATACTAGTGGCCGGTATTGCTGTAATTTGGCAAGTTTATTATGGTTAA
- the LOC126784738 gene encoding uncharacterized protein LOC126784738: MSENKATTINLFCPSVPSTARVLVAPAERLDLGSIARTFGVDPLTVKLNGHFISRGTDLVASTVTWKSLLSFFSAKGLPTGQNHGSPLVVDGKLCKVGNKRRGHGTVKNNGYVTEEEDSKLVNSKKTKTSVPGCDVLNKDPISKRKQFCSKRKQLREDVNLLKKLKINDTNPDIHGRTRYLCNNIANTKSQFRCSYLSGRLKRMREDEAVEVSPSKRMR, from the exons ATGTCAGAAAACAAAGCCACAACCATCAACCTCTTCTGCCCGTCGGTGCCGAGCACAGCCCGAGTTCTGGTGGCACCGGCAGAGAGGCTGGACTTGGGTTCCATAGCTCGGACGTTTGGGGTCGACCCTTTGACGGTGAAGCTGAACGGCCACTTCATCAGCAGAGGAACCGACCTCGTGGCCTCCACAGTCACATGGAAGTCcctcctctctttcttctccgCCAAGGGACTCCCCACCGGCCAAAACCACGGCAGCCCGCTTGTCGTTGATGGCAAGCTCTGCAAAGTCGGCAACAAACGTA GAGGGCATGGTACTGTAAAGAATAATGGGTATGTGACTGAAGAGGAAGATAGTAAGCTGGTCAATAGTAAAAAGACGAAGACTAGTGTCCCGG GATGTGATGTGCTCAACAAAGACCCAATTAGCAAGAGAAAGCAATTTTGCTCCAAGAGAAAGCAATTGCGGGAAGATGTAAACTTGCTCAAGAAGCTAAAGATCAATGATACTAACCCAG ACATCCATGGAAGAACAAGATATCTATGCAACAATATCGCAAACACGAAATCCCAGTTCAGATGCAGCTACTTAAGTGGACGACTGAAGCGGATGAGAGAAGATGAAGCAGTCGAGGTTTCCCCATCCAAAAGAATGAGATGA
- the LOC126784409 gene encoding uncharacterized protein LOC126784409 isoform X2 — MTRTLIKCHWIYLAQLFIYSQVTVDIDIESPEPFYITEAMKMKAQMLRDQIHKKRKEEQKKLELQMEREREKERIRSGKELVQAKHILEDNERKRNIAFRNSEKEEEKRAREQIRRKLEQDKLERRVKLGLPPSPTASAERSIPMRGEIQKSLPVRSVAKAELMRECLRSLRRNYKNDDAKVQRAFQTLLTYVGNVAKNPDQEKFRKIRLSNPSFLDRVGSLIGGIQFLELCGFERTEAGEFLYLARDKVDMATLYSAASELKSALTNPFFGLL; from the exons ATGACCCGGACATTGATCAAATGCCATTG GATTTACTTGGCTCAACTGTTCATCTATTCTCAGGTAACAGTAGATATTGATATTGAATCTCCAGAGCCATTCTACATCACAGAGGCGATGAAAATGAAAGCACAAATGTTGAG GGATCAAATACACAAGAAGaggaaagaagaacaaaagaaattagAACTACAAATGGAACGAGAGAGGGAGAAG GAAAGGATTCGATCTGGTAAGGAACTTGTGCAAGCAAAGCACATCTTAGAAGACAATGAAAGAAAACG TAATATAGCTTTTCGGAATTCTGAGAAAGAGGAAGAGAAACGAGCAAGAGAGCAAATTCGCAGGAAACTAGAACAAGATAAG TTAGAAAGAAGAGTTAAGCTTGGATTGCCACCAAGTCCCACTGCATCCGCTGAACGTTCTATACCTATGAGGGGGGAAATCcag AAATCATTGCCCGTCCGATCTGTTGCCAAGGCAGAACTTATGAGAGAGTGTTTAAGGTCTCTGAGGCGCAACTACAAG AATGATGATGCTAAAGTACAACGAGCCTTCCAAACTCTTCTGACTTATGTCGGAAATGTTGCAAAGAATCCCGATCAAGAAAAATTCCGGAAGATTAGACTCAGTAATCCGTCGTTCCTG GATAGAGTTGGAAGTTTGATTGGAGGAATACAGTTCCTTGAGCTCTGTGGGTTTGAGAGAACTGAAGCAGGAGAATTTTTGTATCTTGCTCGTGATAAAGTTGACATGGCAACATTGTACTCGGCTGCTTCTGAACTGAAATCTGCATTGACAAACCCTTTCTTTGGCCTTCTGTAG